From a single Streptomyces rubradiris genomic region:
- a CDS encoding GNAT family N-acetyltransferase, whose protein sequence is MTDIRVVAPDAILEHGAALRSVYADAFCAPPWNEDEERADAFLARLGSDVRRPGFTAALAFDGRNVVGFATAWDTPAPFPADRCYPQAAAGLGPVRTEEWLCGARETDELAVRPAARGTGIAAGLLRAVTEDAPDGRAWLLTSVRSPRALAFYRRQGWTQATHPAPGGHGITVFLGPHHPARNLAAQPL, encoded by the coding sequence GTGACGGACATCCGTGTCGTCGCCCCCGACGCGATCCTGGAGCACGGTGCCGCCCTGCGCTCCGTCTACGCCGACGCGTTCTGCGCGCCGCCCTGGAACGAGGACGAGGAAAGGGCGGACGCCTTCCTCGCGCGGCTCGGCTCGGACGTACGGCGTCCGGGGTTCACCGCGGCACTCGCCTTCGACGGACGGAACGTCGTGGGTTTCGCCACCGCCTGGGACACGCCCGCCCCCTTCCCGGCCGACCGCTGCTATCCGCAGGCGGCCGCCGGTCTCGGCCCGGTCCGTACCGAGGAGTGGCTGTGCGGCGCCCGCGAGACCGACGAACTCGCCGTCCGCCCCGCCGCTCGCGGCACCGGGATCGCGGCCGGCCTCCTGCGAGCGGTGACCGAGGACGCCCCCGACGGCCGCGCCTGGCTGCTCACGTCCGTCCGCTCGCCCAGGGCCCTGGCCTTCTACCGCCGCCAGGGCTGGACCCAGGCCACCCACCCCGCCCCCGGCGGCCACGGCATCACGGTCTTCCTCGGCCCTCACCACCCCGCCCGAAACCTGGCCGCCCAGCCCCTGTAG
- the tsaD gene encoding tRNA (adenosine(37)-N6)-threonylcarbamoyltransferase complex transferase subunit TsaD — translation MGSPIVLGIESSCDETGAGLVRDGRLLGHAVASSMDEHARFGGVVPEIASRAHLHALRPVVRQALDQAGLRLSDIGAVAVTTGPGLSGALHVGLAGAKGIAYALGVPLHGVHHLAGHAAADTLEHGPLPDPCVVLIVSGGHTSLLLVRDLARDPIVHLGDTLDDAAGECFDKVARVFGLPYPGGPAIDRAARDGDPRAVDFPRPLPGSYDFSFSGLKTAAARWAEAHRGRELPVHDGAASLQEAVADVLTRKAVAACREHGVGTLVVVGGVAANSRVRALAEERCRAAGITLRVPPPRLCTDNGAMIAAVGDLLVRAGAEPAPWDLSVDPSAPLEYAALHPTATAAVAA, via the coding sequence ATGGGCTCTCCGATCGTCCTCGGGATCGAGTCGTCGTGTGACGAGACCGGTGCGGGGCTCGTCCGGGACGGACGCCTGCTCGGGCACGCCGTGGCGTCGAGCATGGACGAGCACGCCCGCTTCGGCGGAGTGGTGCCCGAGATCGCGTCCCGGGCCCACCTGCACGCCCTGCGCCCGGTGGTGCGCCAGGCGCTGGACCAGGCCGGGCTGCGGCTCTCCGACATCGGGGCGGTCGCCGTGACCACGGGCCCGGGCCTGTCCGGCGCGCTGCACGTGGGCCTCGCGGGAGCGAAGGGCATCGCCTACGCGCTGGGCGTCCCGCTCCACGGCGTGCACCACCTCGCCGGTCACGCCGCCGCCGACACCCTGGAGCACGGACCGCTGCCCGACCCGTGCGTGGTCCTGATCGTCTCCGGCGGCCACACCTCGCTGCTCCTCGTGCGCGACCTGGCCCGCGATCCGATCGTCCACCTCGGCGACACCCTGGACGACGCCGCCGGCGAGTGCTTCGACAAGGTCGCGCGGGTCTTCGGGCTGCCGTACCCCGGCGGCCCGGCCATCGACCGGGCCGCCCGGGACGGCGATCCACGCGCCGTCGACTTCCCCCGCCCCCTCCCCGGCTCCTACGACTTCTCCTTCTCCGGGCTGAAAACGGCGGCGGCCCGCTGGGCGGAAGCCCACCGCGGGCGCGAACTGCCCGTCCACGACGGGGCCGCGTCGCTGCAGGAGGCGGTCGCCGACGTACTGACCCGCAAGGCCGTCGCCGCCTGCCGGGAGCACGGGGTGGGCACGCTGGTCGTCGTCGGCGGGGTCGCCGCGAACTCGCGGGTGCGGGCGCTGGCCGAGGAGCGCTGCCGGGCGGCCGGGATCACCTTGCGGGTGCCGCCGCCGCGGTTGTGCACGGACAACGGCGCGATGATCGCCGCCGTCGGCGACCTCCTCGTACGGGCCGGGGCCGAACCGGCGCCCTGGGACCTGTCCGTCGACCCCTCGGCGCCACTGGAGTACGCGGCCCTGCATCCCACGGCGACCGCGGCGGTGGCCGCGTGA